A single window of Pectobacterium parmentieri DNA harbors:
- the hutW gene encoding heme anaerobic degradation radical SAM methyltransferase ChuW/HutW: protein MNIDLTPYYAEPGEQPFGARRMAMPWRNHVPLSPEQIPAGWQALKQQIVPARKRLLYLHIPFCATHCTFCGFYQNKLRDDSTATYTRYLLQELAMEAESPLHQSAPIHAVYFGGGTPTALAADELSQIIRAIRTSLPLAPDCEITVEGRAMDFDDERIDACLDAGANRFSIGIQTFDTRIRQRMARTSDKQQSIRFLERLCERDRAAVVCDLMFGLPEQTPEIWREDLAIVSDLPLDGVDLYALNLLPTTPLAKAAENQRVALPDVVARRDFYRTGAAFLADAGWHQLSNSHWARTTRERNLYNLLIKQGADCFAMGSGAGGNINGQAYMMERSLERYYQQIDQGQKPIMMMTPASPTGPWQHQLQAGIEVGRIKLPQLTQHARELQPLLSQWHQAGLTCDDSTCLRLTNDGRFWANNLMQALQQIIPQLNAEEHAH from the coding sequence ATGAACATCGATTTGACGCCGTATTATGCCGAGCCCGGTGAGCAGCCTTTTGGCGCCCGACGTATGGCAATGCCTTGGCGCAACCATGTGCCACTTTCACCAGAACAAATTCCGGCCGGTTGGCAGGCGTTGAAGCAGCAGATCGTGCCTGCACGTAAGCGTCTGCTCTACCTGCATATCCCTTTTTGCGCCACGCACTGCACGTTCTGCGGTTTTTACCAAAATAAACTGCGTGATGACAGCACCGCGACCTATACCCGTTATCTATTACAGGAATTGGCGATGGAAGCGGAGAGTCCGCTGCATCAGTCTGCACCCATTCATGCGGTTTACTTTGGCGGTGGTACGCCAACGGCGCTGGCGGCCGATGAACTGTCGCAGATTATTCGGGCGATCCGCACCTCTCTGCCGCTGGCACCGGACTGTGAAATCACAGTAGAAGGGCGGGCGATGGATTTTGACGATGAACGGATCGACGCCTGTCTGGATGCAGGAGCGAACCGCTTCTCTATCGGGATTCAGACGTTTGATACCCGTATTCGTCAGCGTATGGCGCGCACCTCGGATAAACAGCAGTCAATTCGCTTCCTTGAGCGGTTGTGTGAGCGCGATAGGGCTGCGGTCGTATGCGATCTGATGTTTGGTCTACCGGAGCAAACGCCGGAAATCTGGCGCGAAGATTTGGCCATCGTCAGCGATTTACCGCTAGACGGCGTCGATCTGTATGCGCTGAATCTGTTACCGACGACGCCGCTGGCGAAAGCAGCCGAAAACCAGCGTGTTGCGCTGCCTGATGTGGTCGCCCGACGTGATTTTTACCGGACTGGCGCGGCATTTTTGGCCGATGCGGGCTGGCACCAGCTTAGCAACAGCCACTGGGCGCGCACCACGCGTGAACGCAATCTGTACAACCTGCTGATTAAACAAGGTGCGGACTGCTTCGCCATGGGCAGCGGTGCGGGTGGCAATATCAACGGGCAAGCCTACATGATGGAGCGCAGTCTGGAGCGCTATTATCAGCAGATCGATCAGGGGCAAAAGCCGATCATGATGATGACGCCAGCTAGCCCGACCGGGCCGTGGCAGCATCAGCTTCAGGCGGGCATTGAGGTCGGTCGCATCAAGCTGCCTCAGCTTACCCAACATGCCCGTGAACTTCAGCCTTTGCTAAGTCAGTGGCATCAGGCAGGGTTAACCTGTGACGATTCCACCTGCCTGCGCTTGACTAACGATGGCCGCTTCTGGGCGAATAACCTGATGCAGGCATTACAACAAATTATCCCTCAACTTAATGCCGAAGAGCATGCGCACTAA